The stretch of DNA atgttgttataaatatccatatggcccttggcagaaaaaaggctccccacccctgctttaatcctTGCTAAACCTGGACTGATAGACCACCCAAAATTCCTTGGAGATGTTGGATGTTGCTCTCATCGTCTGGTTCATCTGCCATTCCTTGCGGAAATCACCCCTCCTTTTCCAATCCCGCAGTGTTCCCCGTGGAAAAACAATTCCTGCTGCACAACCAACACCAGCCAGGAGGCGCACAACGATGAGTCGTACCTGTACAACTTCAACTGGAACCACTGCGGCATCATGTCGAAGGAGTGCAAAAAGCACTTTATCCAGGACACCTGCTTGTACGAATGCTCACCCAACCTGGGGCCGTGGATTAATCTGGTAGGTGGGGGTGGAgcacattttgggctgtattaacagaaaaggatctcggggtcttggtggatcatacgctgaacatgagtcaacagtgtgatgcggcggctaaaaaggcaaatgcattttggggctgtatcaacagaagtctagtgtccagatcacatgaagtgatggtatcgctttactctgctctggtaagacctcatctggagtattgtgttcagttttgggcaccacattttaagaaggatctagacaagctggaacgggtccagaggagggcaacaaagatggtgaggggtctggagaccaagtcctatgaggaaaggttgaaggagctgggcctgtttagcctggagaggaggcggctgagaggtgataggatcaccatcttcaagtacttgaagggttgtcatctagaggatggggtggaattgttttctgtggccccagaaggtaggaccagaaccagtgggttgaaattaaatcaaaagtgtttcctgctccacattaggaagaacttcctgacccctAGAGCGAttccgcagtggaacaggcttcctcctccggaggtggtgggctctctttccttggaggtttttaagcagaggctagatggccatctgacagcgatgaagatcctgtgaatttagggggaggtgttcgtgagtttcccgcattgtgcagggggttggactagatgaccctggaggtcccttcagactctaggattctataatcctccttccttggaggtttttcaacagaggctagatggccacctgaca from Heteronotia binoei isolate CCM8104 ecotype False Entrance Well unplaced genomic scaffold, APGP_CSIRO_Hbin_v1 ptg001727l, whole genome shotgun sequence encodes:
- the LOC132565799 gene encoding folate receptor alpha-like; the protein is MAPRWLWLNLLGVLAVAAVQESLLNMCMNAKHHKEKPGPEDALHNQCSPWKNNSCCTTNTSQEAHNDESYLYNFNWNHCGIMSKECKKHFIQDTCLYECSPNLGPWINLV